The following are from one region of the Pseudodesulfovibrio piezophilus C1TLV30 genome:
- a CDS encoding LuxR C-terminal-related transcriptional regulator codes for MMGTLSPHMCWELLAGIVNKKEYFLERWTVRMQEAGYLQHTTAKRFDCLQALDEFLEPVRVHLVQESMVPGFPWLIQHQGEWGRFLIESARRHRLRGVDAELFLGCFKTFVHSLLDVVEQLNGSHKSIRVVQRLISLYGDALEVLFVADWTRALPDITAKKLDEANRLVTFEKCRFENILNSTSDLIFVVGSDGLVSSVNMAVRALLPEEEVVGVPIWDSLAIEGRSIEELMKFYPVGMSSEISPFDNENIYHLQINPMRSVSLASDEFMIMLINVTAQAMQRETLERIVSERTEELRKEKEQLEEMNITLRNVLQSIDRERGEFFDGVSLKINNLVLPALERLEFEDDLSIRKGYVTVVRDQLARLASGNALSDPLLLKLTPMENKVSQFIQAGHASKDIAHSLNLSLETVQTHRKNIRRKLGLHGKSVSLYAHLKTMGATT; via the coding sequence ATGATGGGAACGTTGAGTCCGCATATGTGTTGGGAGTTGTTGGCAGGCATTGTCAATAAAAAGGAATACTTTTTGGAACGATGGACGGTTCGTATGCAAGAAGCCGGATATCTTCAGCATACCACGGCCAAGAGGTTTGACTGTCTTCAGGCCTTGGATGAGTTTCTCGAACCTGTCCGTGTTCATCTCGTGCAGGAATCTATGGTTCCCGGCTTTCCGTGGCTCATTCAACATCAAGGTGAGTGGGGCCGGTTTCTGATAGAATCTGCGAGGCGCCATCGTCTGCGCGGTGTTGATGCTGAGTTGTTTTTGGGGTGCTTCAAAACATTTGTTCACAGCCTGTTGGATGTTGTCGAACAATTGAATGGTTCCCATAAAAGCATAAGAGTTGTTCAGCGGCTCATCAGCTTGTACGGCGACGCTCTCGAAGTGCTGTTTGTCGCGGATTGGACTCGGGCTCTGCCGGATATAACGGCCAAGAAACTTGATGAGGCCAATCGGCTCGTGACTTTTGAGAAGTGTCGATTCGAGAATATTCTCAACTCGACCTCCGACCTCATCTTTGTTGTCGGAAGTGATGGTCTGGTTTCCAGCGTGAATATGGCGGTAAGGGCATTGCTTCCCGAAGAGGAGGTGGTCGGCGTGCCTATTTGGGATTCGCTTGCCATTGAGGGGCGGTCCATAGAGGAGCTCATGAAGTTCTATCCTGTGGGAATGTCATCTGAGATAAGTCCTTTCGACAACGAGAATATCTACCATTTGCAGATCAATCCCATGCGCAGTGTCAGTTTGGCCAGTGATGAATTTATGATCATGTTGATCAATGTGACGGCGCAGGCCATGCAGCGGGAAACACTGGAGCGCATCGTGTCCGAGAGGACAGAAGAACTGCGCAAGGAAAAAGAACAGCTTGAAGAGATGAATATAACCCTCCGTAATGTCTTGCAAAGCATTGACAGAGAGCGCGGTGAGTTTTTTGATGGTGTGTCTTTAAAAATCAACAATCTGGTCCTTCCCGCCCTCGAACGGCTTGAGTTCGAGGATGATCTGTCCATTCGAAAAGGATATGTCACAGTGGTGAGGGATCAGTTGGCTCGTCTTGCTTCGGGAAACGCGCTTTCGGACCCTTTGCTTCTCAAATTGACTCCTATGGAGAACAAAGTAAGTCAGTTCATACAAGCTGGGCATGCGTCAAAGGACATTGCCCACAGCCTGAATCTTTCATTGGAAACCGTCCAGACTCATCGTAAGAATATTCGACGAAAACTTGGGTTGCACGGCAAAAGTGTCAGCCTCTATGCTCACCTCAAAACCATGGGAGCCACAACTTGA